CCCATCTTTTTAGCCACCGTATAAATCTATTTTTTCCAGGATACTATCCAGCTCGTCATCCGAATAGAATTCAATTAAAATACTGCCCTTTCCGTTTCTGGTTCTGTCCAGTTTCACTTTGGTAGAGAAATGAGAAGCCAGTTTATCCTCGATTTTCTGAAAAGCAGGAGGTAATTTCAATTTAGCCGCTTTCTGCGGATTGGTTTTGTTGTCCTGATTAATTCTGCGGGCCAGGTCTTCGGTTTGCCTTACAGACAAACCATTTTTCAGTATTTCATTATACAGGAACAATTGATTTTCCACATTTTCCACGCCGGTAAGTACGCGGGCATGTCCCATACTAAGCTGGCCGTTGCGGACTGCAACCTGGATATCAGGGGGTAGTTTCAGCAGGCGGATATAGTTAGTGACGGTACTTCTTTCTTTGCCCATGCGATCGGCCACCTGTTCCTGGGTAAGACTACATTCTTCCATCAGTCGTTTGTAACTCAGACCAACCTCAATGGCATTGAGGTTTTCGCGTTGCAGGTTTTCGAGCAGGGCCAGCTCCAGCAGCTCCTGGTCGTTTACCTGGCGGATATAGGCTGGCACGTCTTTCAAACCGGCCAGTTTACTGGCTCTCAGGCGTCGTTCGCCGGCAATCAGCTGGTATTTTTTCACGCTGATCCTGGCTACGGTGATGGGTTGAATGATATCGTGCAACTTGATCGACTGGCTTAATTCCTGTAAGGCCACCTCATCAAAGTCACGGCGCGGCTGTTTCGGGTTAGTTACAATCTGGTCTACCGGTATGCGTTCAATGCCGGTAGCAGCGGCTACCACCTTATCGCCCAGGGTACTGGCAGTATGCTTCAGATCTGTATCTATGTTTTGAAGCAGTGAGCGGATGCCTTTACCCAACGCCTCTTTCTTACTTGGATTAGTCATCGTTTTGTAGCTAGGATTTTATCTTTGGATTTAATTTTCGTGAAATCGTGTTTCTGCAATATTTCTTTGGCCAGGTTCAGATAGTTGATAGCACCTGTGCTGGCTGCATCGTACATAATTACAGATTTACCAAAGCTGGGAGCTTCACCCAGTTTGGTATTACGGTGAATGATGGTATTGAAAACACTTTCTTCGAAATGTTGTTTCACTTCATCCACAACCTGGTTGCTCAGGCGCAGACGACCATCGTACATGGTCATCAGGATGCCTTCAATTTCCAGGTCAGTATTCAGCCTGCTCTGTACGATCTTAATGGTATTTAATAATTTTCCCAGGCCTTCGAGGGCAAAGAATTCACATTGTACGGGGATGATCACGGAGTTGGATGCCACCAGTGCATTTACAGTGATCAGGCCTAGTGAGGGGGAACAATCAACGATCACAAAATCATAGTCGCCCTCTACAGAATCAATCACCTGCTTCATCACCCGCTCGCGGTTAGGGTGGTTGATCAGCTCCAGTTCAGCACCAACGAGGTCGATATGGGAGGGAAGTACTTTCAGATTGGGGGTATCAGATTCAAGCACCACATCTTTGGCCTGCACATCGTTCACCATACAATCATATAAGCTCTGCTGCACATTGCGCAGGTCGAACCCTAAACCTGTAGTGCTATTCGCCTGCGGGTCAGCATCTACCAGCAGTGTCTTGTATTCCAGCACAGCCAGACTGCTTGCCAGGTTTATTGCACTTGTAGTTTTTCCTACGCCACCTTTCTGGTTAGCGATTGCGATTATTCTAGCCATTGTTAAATTTAAAATTCTAAGGTTATTTATAGGATAAAGGATAAATCAGTACTGATCGCTTCTTCCTCAAACCTCAATGGTACTGCCTATTTCAGGGAGTATCAGTTCCAGCCCCGCATCGATGAACTGTACGATGGCTTCTTCCGTATCTATCTTAACGTAACCAAAGGTGTTATAGTGTACACCTATGATCCGGTCGCATTCAATCATATCTGCAGCGGCGATCGCATCTTCCACACCCATGGTAAAGTTATCTCCTATGGGTAATATGGCAAAGTCGAGGGACGCAATAGCAGGAATCAGCTCCATATCCAGGGTGAGTGCCGTATCTCCTGAGTAGTAGAAGTTACCTTCGTCTGTCATGAACACAAAGCCCATCGGATTACCGGCGTAGGTGCCATCCGGCAGGCTGCTCGAATGGTGGGCTACCACACATTTCACGGTGCCGAAATCGAATTTCCACTTTCCCCCCGTATTCATCGGGTGAAGCTTTTCAATACCCTGCCTGCCTGCCCAGGTCACAATCTCAAAATTCGATACCACCGTGGCATTGGTGCGTTTTGCCAGATCTACCAGGTCTGCTATATGATCTTCATGACCATGAGATACAAAAATATAGTCAGCTGCAATTAACTGGATATCAACCTTCTTTGCCAGTTCATTATGACTGATAAACGGATCAAACAATATTTTTTTGCCATTTACCTCCACTGCAAAACACGAATGACCATAGCAGGTGTACTTCATAAATTGGGCTGTTTTCTATGAAATTACGAATTAGGAATTAAGAATTAAGAAACGGAGCGGAGATAAATCAGGAGAAAATAATTCGCTATTGTCTCCGCTCTGTTTCTTAATTCTTAATTCCTGATTCTTAATTGTTTCTTCTTGTATTCGGACAAAAATACAACGATTACCCAAAATTCAGGTGCGGCGGTATATTTATTTATACACAAACTGTCCGCAAAACAGGCCTGTTACGAGATTAACCCATTAATTCCTAGCCGGTTTCAATAGCCGGGAGTATAATATATTATTAAAATATTAAAATTATTGCCGGTTGTCAGCAGATGACTGTTGATAACTAAAATACAATTTCCGCCCGGTTAATTCGTCCGTATATTTGTTGGCGATAGTTTGTTTTAACTTTTCTGACCAGATAAGTTACAGTAAATTGCCCCCTTATTATTTTTTATATTAAATATTTGTAATGCGACCGGGGATCAATTCCGTTATTCTTATTGTTTTTCTGCTGATACTGGATATTTATGTTTTTCAGGCGGTCAGGGCCATGTTTTATATGTCGGCCCCACGACTGAGGAACATCAGTTATAGTATTTACTGGGCGATCTCTTTTATCTGTATAATGATGGTGGCATTGCTGCCTTATATAAACTGGCAGAACTGGCCTGCACCGGTGAAATCGTACCTGATGGCCATTTTCCTGACACTCGTGATAGCCAAACTATTCGTGACCTTATTCCTGTTGATCGATGACGTGCGCAGAGGGGTTGTATGGGTAATCAGGAAATTTGCGGGGAATCCGAGTCCGTCGGTGGAATCAGTTACCAGTGGCATTTCCCGCTCTCAGTTCCTGAACAGGCTTGGATTGCTGACCGGAGGCGCCTTCTTCGCCACCATGATGTACGGCTTCTCTAACAAATACAACTACCGGGTACATAAGCTGAAGCTGGCATTCAAAAATCTGCCGGCATCTTTTAAAGGGATGCGCATCGTGCAGATCTCCGATATCCATTCCGGAAGCTTTGTTAACAGGGAGGCGGTGCTGAAAGGTATCAAAATGATTAATGATCAGAAAGCAGACCTGATACTGTTCACCGGGGATCTGGTGAACGACCGTGCCGTGGAGATGGCCCAGTGGATGGATGTCTTCAGTCAGATAAAAGCACCTATGGGCGTATATTCTACCCTTGGGAACCACGACTATGGCGATTACTATGCCTGGCCGGACAAAACGCCTAACGGGTATAGTGCGCTGCAGCACGAGAACCTGGAACGGCTCAAGGCGTTGCACGGAGAGCTGGGCTGGAAGTTGCTGATGAACGAAAATAAAGTACTGGAGCGTAATGGAGAGCAGATTGCCCTGCTGGGAGTAGAGAACTGGAGCGCTATTAAACGTTTCCCTCGTTATGGCGATCTCAAGCGGGCCAGCGAAGGAGTAGAGCATATACCTTTCAAGATCCTTTTATCG
The genomic region above belongs to Chitinophaga sp. 180180018-3 and contains:
- a CDS encoding metal-dependent hydrolase — its product is MKYTCYGHSCFAVEVNGKKILFDPFISHNELAKKVDIQLIAADYIFVSHGHEDHIADLVDLAKRTNATVVSNFEIVTWAGRQGIEKLHPMNTGGKWKFDFGTVKCVVAHHSSSLPDGTYAGNPMGFVFMTDEGNFYYSGDTALTLDMELIPAIASLDFAILPIGDNFTMGVEDAIAAADMIECDRIIGVHYNTFGYVKIDTEEAIVQFIDAGLELILPEIGSTIEV
- a CDS encoding AAA family ATPase, with product MARIIAIANQKGGVGKTTSAINLASSLAVLEYKTLLVDADPQANSTTGLGFDLRNVQQSLYDCMVNDVQAKDVVLESDTPNLKVLPSHIDLVGAELELINHPNRERVMKQVIDSVEGDYDFVIVDCSPSLGLITVNALVASNSVIIPVQCEFFALEGLGKLLNTIKIVQSRLNTDLEIEGILMTMYDGRLRLSNQVVDEVKQHFEESVFNTIIHRNTKLGEAPSFGKSVIMYDAASTGAINYLNLAKEILQKHDFTKIKSKDKILATKR
- a CDS encoding metallophosphoesterase — encoded protein: MRPGINSVILIVFLLILDIYVFQAVRAMFYMSAPRLRNISYSIYWAISFICIMMVALLPYINWQNWPAPVKSYLMAIFLTLVIAKLFVTLFLLIDDVRRGVVWVIRKFAGNPSPSVESVTSGISRSQFLNRLGLLTGGAFFATMMYGFSNKYNYRVHKLKLAFKNLPASFKGMRIVQISDIHSGSFVNREAVLKGIKMINDQKADLILFTGDLVNDRAVEMAQWMDVFSQIKAPMGVYSTLGNHDYGDYYAWPDKTPNGYSALQHENLERLKALHGELGWKLLMNENKVLERNGEQIALLGVENWSAIKRFPRYGDLKRASEGVEHIPFKILLSHDPTHWNAQVRPEYPDISLMLAGHTHGMQFGVEIPGLKWSPAQYFYKEWAGLYKKGEQFLYVNRGFGFLGYPGRVGILPEITVIDLV
- a CDS encoding ParB/RepB/Spo0J family partition protein translates to MTNPSKKEALGKGIRSLLQNIDTDLKHTASTLGDKVVAAATGIERIPVDQIVTNPKQPRRDFDEVALQELSQSIKLHDIIQPITVARISVKKYQLIAGERRLRASKLAGLKDVPAYIRQVNDQELLELALLENLQRENLNAIEVGLSYKRLMEECSLTQEQVADRMGKERSTVTNYIRLLKLPPDIQVAVRNGQLSMGHARVLTGVENVENQLFLYNEILKNGLSVRQTEDLARRINQDNKTNPQKAAKLKLPPAFQKIEDKLASHFSTKVKLDRTRNGKGSILIEFYSDDELDSILEKIDLYGG